One segment of uncultured Propionivibrio sp. DNA contains the following:
- a CDS encoding thioesterase domain-containing protein, translating into MRPHEEIRRIDGPAGTIELLVDAPASPRGIAIVAHPHPLYGGAASNKVAQTLARSFAQLDYLALRPNFRGVGDSAGTHDNGLGETDDLLAVIADAEARHGALPVALAGFSFGAYVQTRVARRLQEAGHAAQGLVLVGLATGTIAGDRHYEAERVPRDSLLIHGANDDTVPLVNVLAWAEPQRLPVTVIPGADHFFHGQLQTIRDIVLRGWRH; encoded by the coding sequence ATGAGGCCGCACGAGGAAATCCGGCGCATCGACGGTCCGGCCGGCACGATCGAACTGCTGGTCGACGCCCCCGCATCGCCGCGCGGCATCGCCATCGTCGCCCATCCGCATCCGCTCTACGGCGGCGCTGCCAGCAACAAGGTGGCGCAGACGCTGGCCCGCAGCTTCGCGCAACTCGACTACCTCGCGCTGCGCCCCAACTTCCGTGGCGTCGGCGACAGCGCCGGGACCCATGACAACGGACTCGGCGAGACGGACGACCTGCTCGCCGTCATCGCCGACGCCGAGGCACGGCACGGCGCGCTGCCGGTCGCGCTGGCCGGTTTCTCGTTCGGCGCCTACGTGCAGACGCGCGTCGCCCGGCGCCTGCAGGAAGCCGGACACGCGGCGCAGGGCCTGGTGCTGGTCGGACTCGCCACCGGCACGATCGCCGGCGACCGCCACTACGAAGCCGAGAGAGTCCCGCGCGACAGCCTCCTCATCCACGGCGCCAACGACGACACGGTGCCGCTCGTCAATGTCCTCGCCTGGGCCGAACCGCAACGTCTGCCGGTCACCGTCATTCCCGGTGCCGACCATTTCTTCCACGGCCAGTTGCAGACGATCCGCGACATCGTCCTGCGCGGCTGGCGGCACTGA
- a CDS encoding ferredoxin, with protein sequence MSYFKHHVFFCCNQRPDGESCCNALGATTAQTYAKDRIGQLGLKGKGKIRINKAGCMDRCDDGPVLVVYPEGVWYQYVDTNDIEEIIQEHLVNGRVVERLKLPSA encoded by the coding sequence ATGAGCTATTTCAAGCACCACGTCTTTTTCTGCTGCAACCAGCGCCCCGACGGCGAAAGCTGCTGCAACGCGCTCGGCGCGACGACCGCGCAGACTTATGCCAAGGACCGCATCGGCCAGCTCGGCCTGAAAGGCAAGGGCAAGATCCGCATCAACAAGGCCGGTTGCATGGACCGCTGCGATGACGGCCCGGTCCTCGTCGTCTATCCCGAAGGCGTCTGGTACCAATACGTCGACACCAACGACATCGAGGAAATCATTCAGGAACACCTGGTCAACGGCCGCGTCGTTGAACGCCTCAAACTACCGTCGGCATGA
- a CDS encoding VanZ family protein → MTRLPRYLTPVYTALIVYASLHPFSGWRDTAVSPLAFLTTEWPQYWTAFDMVANVLAYLPLGLLLTLALQRAPGQWLAALVATMLGGLLSFGVEAIQTWLPSRVPSNLDLACNTLGTALGALLALALGRWLTATLTRLQRRLAPTPHIEVAVVLVGLWLFTLLSPETFLFGSGDLRHLFDIPPTVAYAPSSFFALEAGIVFCNTVAIGLIVRSLLAPQQPSLALLGSFFLVALAVRTGAAMILLGPQQALDWLTPGAGLGISFGILLIALCLLLPPAGRVAIAGMMLMAGTVLVNIAPANPYSVIVMNVWKQGHFLNFNGLTRLTASLWPFLALPCLSLFGRRR, encoded by the coding sequence ATGACCCGCCTGCCGCGCTACCTGACTCCGGTCTACACGGCACTGATCGTCTATGCCAGCCTGCATCCCTTCTCCGGCTGGCGGGACACCGCCGTCTCGCCGCTGGCCTTCCTGACCACCGAGTGGCCGCAATACTGGACCGCGTTCGACATGGTCGCCAACGTGCTCGCCTACCTGCCGCTCGGCCTGCTCCTGACCCTGGCCCTGCAGCGGGCCCCGGGGCAATGGCTGGCGGCGCTGGTCGCGACGATGCTGGGCGGTCTGCTCAGTTTCGGTGTCGAAGCGATCCAGACCTGGCTGCCGTCGCGCGTTCCATCAAATCTCGACCTTGCCTGCAACACACTCGGTACCGCGCTCGGCGCCTTGCTCGCCCTCGCGCTCGGACGCTGGCTGACCGCCACCTTGACGCGCCTGCAGCGCCGCCTGGCGCCGACACCGCATATCGAAGTCGCCGTCGTCCTCGTCGGCCTGTGGCTATTCACGTTGCTGTCGCCGGAAACCTTCCTGTTCGGGAGCGGCGACCTGCGCCATCTCTTCGACATCCCGCCGACAGTCGCCTATGCGCCCTCGTCATTTTTTGCCCTCGAAGCCGGTATCGTCTTCTGCAACACAGTCGCCATCGGCCTGATCGTGCGCTCGCTGCTCGCGCCGCAACAGCCTTCGCTGGCACTGCTGGGCAGCTTCTTCCTCGTCGCGCTCGCGGTCCGTACCGGCGCCGCCATGATCCTGCTCGGCCCGCAGCAAGCGCTCGACTGGCTCACCCCCGGCGCCGGACTCGGTATTTCGTTCGGCATCCTGCTGATCGCCCTGTGCCTGCTGCTGCCGCCGGCCGGACGCGTTGCCATCGCCGGGATGATGCTCATGGCCGGCACGGTCCTCGTCAACATCGCCCCGGCCAACCCCTACTCCGTCATCGTCATGAACGTCTGGAAGCAGGGGCATTTCCTCAATTTCAACGGTCTCACCCGCCTCACCGCCAGCCTCTGGCCGTTCCTGGCACTGCCGTGCCTGAGCCTGTTCGGACGCCGACGCTGA
- a CDS encoding sodium:solute symporter family protein, which translates to MLIWFVVAYLALSIGVGLYVATRVENTKDFAVAGRCLPLPVVMATVFATWFGAEAVFGVSATFVKDGLRGVVADPFGSSLCLVIAGLFYGTRLYKLNVLTLGDFFRIRFNSSVEILATLCIVTSYLGWVSAQIKALGLVFNVVTADAISQPAGMILGAAIVLTYTTFGGMLSVAILDFVQMGVVMGGMLFIAYLMAGMTGGVDTVVSHAAAAGKLDFFPEADVSQWFAFLGAWLTMMLGSIPQQDVFQRVTSAKSARIAIIGSVLGGLTYFAFTFVPMFIAYSATLIDPELFNGLLQNDSQLVLPTLVLQHTPVFAQAIFFGAVLSAIMSCSSATLLAPSVAFSENVVRGFFPGISDRAFLRLMRITIVCFTCVVLGFALNTNASIFKMVESAYKITLAGAFVPLFFGAYWKRATTQGALAAIFCGVGTWLAFDLTLGDASLIPAQIIGLAAAIAAMIAGSLLPQRIGVATTQVAAH; encoded by the coding sequence ATGCTCATCTGGTTCGTCGTCGCCTATCTCGCGCTCTCGATCGGCGTCGGTCTTTACGTCGCCACCCGCGTCGAAAACACCAAGGATTTTGCCGTTGCCGGACGCTGCCTGCCGCTGCCGGTCGTCATGGCCACCGTTTTCGCCACCTGGTTCGGCGCCGAAGCGGTCTTCGGCGTCTCCGCCACCTTCGTCAAGGACGGCCTGCGCGGTGTCGTTGCCGACCCCTTCGGTTCGAGCCTCTGCCTCGTCATCGCCGGGCTGTTCTACGGTACGCGCCTGTACAAGCTCAATGTGCTGACGCTCGGCGACTTCTTCCGCATCCGCTTCAACAGCAGCGTCGAGATCCTGGCCACGCTCTGCATCGTCACCTCCTACCTCGGCTGGGTTTCCGCCCAGATCAAGGCGCTCGGCCTCGTCTTCAACGTCGTCACCGCCGACGCGATTTCGCAACCGGCCGGCATGATCCTCGGCGCCGCCATTGTCCTCACCTACACCACCTTCGGCGGCATGCTCTCGGTCGCCATCCTCGACTTCGTGCAGATGGGCGTCGTCATGGGCGGCATGCTGTTCATCGCCTATCTCATGGCCGGCATGACCGGCGGCGTCGACACCGTCGTCAGCCACGCCGCCGCTGCCGGCAAGCTCGATTTCTTTCCCGAGGCCGACGTATCGCAGTGGTTCGCCTTCCTCGGCGCCTGGCTCACCATGATGCTCGGTTCGATCCCGCAGCAGGACGTCTTCCAGCGCGTCACCTCGGCCAAGAGCGCGCGCATCGCCATCATCGGCTCGGTCCTCGGCGGCCTGACCTATTTCGCCTTCACCTTCGTGCCGATGTTCATCGCCTACTCGGCGACGCTGATCGATCCGGAGCTTTTCAACGGCCTGCTGCAGAACGACTCGCAACTCGTCCTGCCGACGCTGGTGCTGCAGCACACGCCGGTATTCGCCCAGGCGATCTTCTTCGGCGCCGTGCTGTCGGCGATCATGAGTTGCTCCTCGGCAACCCTGCTGGCGCCGTCCGTCGCCTTTTCCGAAAACGTCGTGCGCGGCTTCTTCCCCGGCATCAGCGATCGCGCCTTCCTGCGACTGATGCGGATCACCATCGTCTGCTTCACCTGCGTCGTGCTCGGCTTCGCCCTCAACACCAACGCCTCGATCTTCAAGATGGTCGAGAGCGCCTACAAGATCACGCTGGCCGGCGCCTTTGTCCCGCTCTTCTTTGGCGCCTACTGGAAGCGCGCGACGACGCAAGGAGCGCTCGCCGCCATTTTCTGCGGCGTCGGCACCTGGCTCGCTTTCGACCTCACGCTCGGCGATGCCAGTCTGATTCCGGCCCAGATCATCGGTCTCGCCGCCGCCATCGCGGCAATGATCGCCGGCTCCCTGTTGCCTCAGCGAATCGGCGTCGCGACGACGCAGGTTGCAGCACACTGA
- a CDS encoding transglycosylase SLT domain-containing protein: MSASISLKQQRSRRADAALHLAQHCLMIVGLIFVLDFINLTLGDPVSELFRSFAPESGIVAVGAPENDAAETTASSAVDASLAALSPQMRGALSYVAQRYKVSAEAVRPVFEAVQLVGQERRIDPLLIVAIIGVESGFNPFAESAMGARGLMQVIPRFHMDKVPDGGGRGAFLDPVTNIRIGTSVLQEAIQRRGGLAAGLQYYAGSSDPQGVYASRVIAERARLEQAARRAAG; this comes from the coding sequence ATGTCAGCTTCAATTTCGCTCAAACAACAAAGGTCCCGACGTGCCGATGCGGCACTGCATCTGGCGCAACATTGCCTGATGATCGTCGGCCTCATCTTTGTCCTGGATTTTATCAATCTGACGCTCGGCGATCCCGTCTCCGAGCTTTTCCGGTCGTTTGCACCGGAGTCCGGTATCGTCGCCGTCGGCGCACCGGAAAACGATGCGGCCGAAACGACCGCATCGAGCGCGGTCGATGCTTCGTTGGCCGCCTTGTCGCCGCAAATGCGCGGCGCCCTGTCTTATGTCGCCCAGCGCTACAAGGTCTCGGCCGAGGCCGTGCGTCCGGTTTTCGAGGCAGTTCAGCTCGTCGGCCAGGAGCGTCGGATCGATCCGTTGCTCATCGTCGCCATCATCGGCGTCGAGTCGGGCTTCAATCCGTTCGCCGAAAGCGCCATGGGGGCGCGCGGCCTGATGCAGGTCATCCCGCGTTTCCACATGGACAAAGTGCCGGATGGCGGCGGGCGCGGCGCTTTCCTCGATCCGGTCACCAACATCCGCATCGGCACCTCGGTGCTGCAGGAAGCCATCCAGCGCCGCGGCGGTCTGGCGGCCGGGCTGCAGTACTATGCCGGCTCGTCCGACCCGCAGGGCGTCTACGCCAGCCGCGTGATCGCCGAGCGCGCCCGTCTGGAACAGGCTGCCCGCCGCGCCGCCGGCTGA
- the plsB gene encoding glycerol-3-phosphate 1-O-acyltransferase PlsB — protein MTGFFDLPGWTAQLVRRALYLWVRTTVFPETPADLRLDPNKPVCYVLQDEHLSNQSVLFEESRRAGLPPAEKPLKIGDRTLAKHARFFLNRRHSPMASARERYAPPILMRTLIDEMLAHPDLDIQIVPVVILWGRSPDKQESILGALFSETWQQVGRLGRLLTILLHGRNVLVRFNPPISLHGLATGDLDEALALRKLSRVLRVHFRRQREIAIGPDLSHRNTQIEALLAAPSVQTAIANETAARGISAKDAQQRARRFALEIASDYSYGALRALEIFFSWLWSRLYDGIDIYHLDTVLRIAPSHSIVYVPAHRSHIDYLVLSYFLHKNGLTPPHIAAGANLNMALIGPLLRRCGAFFLRRTFKGEPLYAAVFNEYLHLMLTRGFPLEYFIEGGRSRSGRTLNPKAGILGMTIASFVREHHRPLVFVPVYLGYEKLLEGKTYLRELAGKPKEKESLWAVLRSARKIRKEYGKVHINFGEPLDLGHFLETCRPGWQGEKPGDWSRDATRQAAIALATRLNDGAVITPINLLALVLLATPRHTADEQVLLKMIAHYQAIAAEARYAEATVLCTQTPAEIVAYGERLGIATRVAHPLGDLISLPNGTAPLLSYFRNNVLHLFALPALIACLISHNRHLSRQRIIEAVSGIYDLMRTELFLRWPPDQLTHIINGIVTVLTGRALLQCDDRDVLSAPEASRPESVELRMLGETLRPTLERHFLTLSLLQHSGPGMKTRQQLENDCHLLAQRLSLLYTSESPEYAEKSAFAVLITHLIDADLLREDESGLLHFDDALTTPLAQAELVLPAEARQAIRRMTSSA, from the coding sequence ATGACCGGATTTTTCGATCTCCCCGGCTGGACCGCCCAACTCGTCCGCCGCGCACTCTACCTCTGGGTTCGTACCACCGTTTTCCCGGAAACCCCGGCCGACCTCCGCCTGGACCCGAACAAACCCGTCTGCTACGTCCTGCAGGACGAACACCTCTCGAATCAGAGCGTGCTCTTCGAGGAATCGCGGCGCGCCGGGCTGCCGCCGGCGGAAAAGCCGCTCAAGATCGGCGATCGCACACTCGCCAAACATGCCCGTTTCTTCCTCAACCGTCGCCATTCGCCAATGGCCAGCGCCCGCGAACGCTACGCACCCCCGATATTAATGCGCACGCTCATCGACGAAATGCTGGCCCATCCGGATCTCGACATCCAGATTGTTCCGGTCGTCATTCTGTGGGGACGCAGCCCCGACAAACAGGAATCGATCCTCGGCGCGCTCTTCTCCGAAACCTGGCAGCAGGTCGGCCGCCTCGGCCGCCTGCTCACCATTCTGCTGCACGGACGCAATGTACTCGTCCGTTTCAACCCGCCGATTTCGCTCCACGGACTGGCGACGGGCGACCTTGACGAGGCCCTGGCGCTACGCAAGCTTTCGCGCGTCCTGCGCGTCCATTTCAGGCGGCAGCGCGAAATCGCCATCGGCCCCGACCTGTCGCACCGCAACACGCAAATCGAGGCACTGCTCGCCGCGCCATCGGTACAGACGGCGATCGCCAACGAGACGGCCGCCCGCGGCATTAGCGCCAAGGACGCCCAGCAACGGGCGCGGCGCTTCGCGCTGGAAATCGCCTCGGACTACTCCTACGGCGCCTTGCGCGCGCTCGAAATCTTCTTTTCCTGGCTGTGGTCACGCCTCTACGACGGCATCGACATCTACCACCTCGACACCGTCCTGCGCATCGCCCCCAGTCACAGCATTGTCTATGTACCGGCACACCGCAGTCATATCGACTATCTGGTGCTGTCCTATTTCCTGCACAAGAACGGACTGACGCCACCCCACATCGCTGCCGGCGCCAATCTCAACATGGCGCTGATCGGCCCCCTGCTCCGCCGTTGCGGCGCCTTCTTCCTGCGTCGTACGTTCAAGGGCGAACCGCTCTATGCCGCCGTCTTCAACGAATACCTGCACCTGATGCTGACACGGGGTTTCCCGCTCGAATACTTCATCGAGGGCGGACGCAGCCGCAGCGGCCGCACCCTCAACCCCAAGGCCGGCATCCTCGGCATGACGATCGCCAGTTTCGTACGCGAACACCACCGTCCGCTGGTCTTCGTCCCCGTTTATCTCGGCTACGAAAAACTGCTCGAGGGCAAGACCTACCTGCGCGAACTGGCCGGCAAACCCAAGGAGAAGGAATCCCTGTGGGCCGTCCTGCGCAGCGCACGCAAGATTCGCAAGGAATACGGCAAGGTTCACATCAACTTCGGCGAACCGCTCGATCTCGGCCACTTTCTCGAGACCTGCCGCCCCGGTTGGCAAGGCGAGAAACCCGGCGACTGGTCGCGCGATGCGACGCGGCAGGCCGCCATCGCCCTCGCCACCCGTCTCAATGACGGCGCCGTCATCACACCGATCAACCTGCTCGCCCTCGTCCTGCTCGCCACACCGAGGCACACCGCCGACGAACAGGTCCTGCTGAAAATGATCGCGCATTACCAGGCCATTGCCGCCGAAGCGCGCTATGCCGAAGCAACAGTGCTGTGTACACAGACCCCGGCGGAAATCGTCGCCTACGGCGAGCGCCTCGGCATCGCCACCCGGGTGGCGCACCCGCTCGGCGACCTCATCAGTCTCCCGAACGGCACGGCACCGTTACTGAGCTACTTCCGCAACAACGTCCTGCACCTCTTTGCGCTGCCAGCGCTGATCGCCTGCCTGATCAGCCATAACCGCCACCTGAGCCGGCAACGGATCATCGAAGCGGTCAGCGGCATCTACGACCTGATGCGTACCGAGCTGTTCCTGCGTTGGCCCCCTGACCAACTGACGCACATCATCAACGGCATCGTCACCGTGCTGACCGGCCGCGCCCTGCTTCAATGCGACGATCGCGACGTGCTCAGCGCCCCGGAAGCGAGTCGCCCGGAATCGGTGGAATTGCGCATGCTCGGCGAGACCCTGCGGCCGACGCTGGAACGGCATTTCCTGACGCTGTCGCTATTGCAGCACAGCGGCCCGGGCATGAAGACCCGGCAGCAGCTCGAGAACGACTGCCACCTGCTCGCCCAGCGCCTGTCCCTGCTCTACACCAGCGAATCGCCCGAGTACGCCGAGAAGTCGGCCTTCGCAGTCCTGATCACGCATCTGATCGATGCCGACCTGCTGCGCGAGGACGAATCCGGCTTGCTGCATTTCGACGACGCACTGACGACGCCGCTGGCGCAGGCCGAACTGGTGCTGCCGGCCGAGGCCCGCCAGGCCATCCGGCGCATGACGAGTTCAGCCTGA